From a single Vibrio tubiashii genomic region:
- the fabB gene encoding beta-ketoacyl-ACP synthase I has product MKRVVITGMGIVSSIGNNVEEVLASLKAGKSGITASEQFKEQGLRSQVWGDLKINPAEHIDRKQMRFMGDAAAYAYLSMQQAIEDAGLTDEQVSNDRTGIVAGSGGASALNQTVATDTMRAKGVKRVGPYMVPRTMSSTVSACLATPFKIRGVNYSMSSACATSAHCIGHAMELIQLGKQDIVFAGGGEELDWSQTMMFDAMGALSTKYNETPDKASRTYDANRDGFVISGGGGMMVIEELEHALARGAKIYGEIVGYGATSDGYDMVAPSGEGAIRCMKMAMQDVDSIDYVNTHGTSTPVGDVKELGAIQELFGDNSPAISATKAMTGHALGAAGVHEAIYSTLMLENSFIAPSVNVETLDDAAQGLDIVTEKRDAELTTVMSNSFGFGGTNATLVIKKYQG; this is encoded by the coding sequence ATGAAACGAGTCGTAATCACCGGTATGGGTATTGTTTCAAGTATCGGTAACAACGTCGAAGAAGTTTTAGCGTCTCTAAAAGCAGGTAAATCTGGTATTACTGCCTCTGAGCAGTTTAAAGAACAAGGTCTTCGTTCACAGGTATGGGGTGATCTAAAAATCAACCCAGCAGAGCACATTGACCGTAAACAGATGCGCTTTATGGGTGATGCGGCTGCGTATGCATACCTATCAATGCAGCAAGCAATTGAAGACGCGGGTCTAACAGACGAGCAAGTTTCTAACGATCGCACAGGTATTGTTGCAGGTTCTGGTGGTGCATCTGCACTGAACCAAACTGTTGCGACTGACACAATGCGTGCGAAAGGCGTAAAACGTGTTGGTCCTTACATGGTTCCACGTACTATGTCTTCAACGGTTTCTGCATGTCTTGCAACGCCATTTAAGATTCGCGGCGTGAACTACTCAATGAGTTCTGCATGTGCAACTTCTGCACACTGTATTGGCCACGCAATGGAACTTATCCAGCTGGGCAAACAAGACATCGTATTTGCAGGTGGTGGTGAAGAGCTAGATTGGTCTCAAACTATGATGTTTGACGCAATGGGCGCACTATCAACTAAGTACAACGAAACACCAGACAAAGCGTCTCGTACTTACGATGCAAACCGTGACGGTTTCGTTATCTCTGGCGGTGGCGGCATGATGGTTATCGAAGAACTTGAGCACGCTCTAGCACGTGGCGCGAAAATCTACGGTGAGATCGTTGGCTACGGCGCAACTTCTGACGGCTACGACATGGTAGCGCCATCAGGTGAAGGCGCGATTCGTTGTATGAAGATGGCGATGCAAGATGTAGACAGCATCGACTACGTAAACACGCACGGTACTTCTACACCTGTCGGTGACGTGAAAGAGCTAGGCGCTATCCAAGAGCTATTTGGTGACAACAGCCCAGCAATTTCAGCAACTAAAGCGATGACAGGTCATGCTCTAGGTGCAGCAGGCGTTCACGAAGCAATTTACTCAACGCTAATGCTAGAAAACAGCTTTATCGCACCAAGCGTAAACGTTGAGACTCTAGATGACGCAGCGCAAGGTCTAGATATCGTGACTGAGAAGCGTGACGCAGAGTTGACGACAGTTATGTCAAACAGTTTTGGTTTTGGTGGCACGAACGCTACGCTAGTTATCAAGAAATACCAAGGCTAA
- a CDS encoding YfcL family protein, with protein sequence MIIEFEEQLLELIDARISSASDDELFAGGYLRGHISLSAAACEEEGINDVETLKERIQASLDDARSELTPADRTIVNDLWIELVNNA encoded by the coding sequence ATGATTATTGAATTTGAAGAACAGCTGCTAGAGCTAATTGATGCACGTATTTCATCGGCATCCGATGATGAGTTATTTGCTGGTGGCTATCTACGTGGTCATATTTCTTTGTCGGCAGCAGCATGTGAAGAAGAAGGCATTAACGATGTAGAAACGTTAAAAGAGCGAATCCAAGCTAGTTTAGATGACGCACGCTCGGAGCTGACGCCTGCTGACCGCACAATCGTCAATGACCTATGGATTGAGCTAGTCAACAACGCATAA
- a CDS encoding LruC domain-containing protein, with the protein MKIKPTALQIAMVTVALTGSSMVMAETPFSECPTQAFLIQNPTGTPVAYGVNIDVGSYITLDSNLGLDKLNGVGYSKHDDFIYGWDYGVASLSRIDSTFTKTLLNITKPTGAPTSIYVGDVSLDENAWYGYRPNYGLYRIDLDSLVMELSSPPSQFGNPSIYDLAFHPDNSLAYSIDANGYLWQIDVSAGTSTRLNQLLDKNVLGYRLTFGAVYFDVDGNFYASNNSNGYVFKVSINGTSSTAEFFAYGPSSNSNDGARCALAPVEPSEYTDFGDAPDSYKTTFASSGARHGMSDLKLGALVDGETDASPYPLSDDTSDGNNDDDGVQFPVPIQVGQISKIIASVSGATDNSVLNAWIDFDRDGEFESNEIIISDQSVDANTSDIFFSVPTWAVAGETWARFRVSNTSGIGPSGGVPAGEVEDYLVDITESGVVTEVYPSGGGFTTFAYEDQYPLVGDYDMNDVLMNVKFTEYQLNNQVIRMKIEGKVAALGGDYHSGFAIRLPGIAREDIKSDSVQLYVNNTLQSSSLESDTTDAVFIIHQDLWDITESGEGEGCTMFRTQENCGTAYRPTWSLTFSLENAVNTDTMPSFPYDPFIFASPGHYYGNVGYQLSGGYPGRALEIHLKNQAPTSKFDSRYKANGVDASNGETHYHNANGLPWAIEIPTTWQHPLEQQNILDAYSKFAEFAQDATGLTEPTWYTIPNNSKIYID; encoded by the coding sequence ATGAAAATAAAACCTACCGCTCTTCAAATAGCTATGGTCACTGTCGCTTTAACTGGCTCATCAATGGTTATGGCTGAAACACCTTTTTCAGAATGTCCGACACAAGCTTTCTTAATTCAGAACCCTACCGGTACGCCTGTGGCTTACGGCGTGAACATCGATGTCGGTAGCTACATCACTTTAGATTCTAATTTAGGCTTAGATAAGCTTAACGGCGTGGGTTACAGTAAGCATGATGACTTTATCTATGGTTGGGATTACGGTGTCGCCTCACTTTCTCGCATTGACTCGACCTTTACTAAGACTCTACTCAATATTACCAAGCCGACTGGTGCGCCAACCTCTATTTACGTCGGTGATGTGTCACTTGATGAAAACGCTTGGTATGGCTATCGCCCAAACTACGGCTTATATCGAATAGATTTAGATAGCTTGGTTATGGAGCTCTCTTCTCCACCAAGTCAATTTGGCAACCCTTCCATCTACGATTTGGCTTTCCACCCTGACAACAGCCTTGCTTACTCTATCGATGCCAATGGCTATCTATGGCAGATTGATGTCAGCGCAGGAACCTCAACCCGACTAAACCAATTACTCGACAAAAACGTACTTGGCTATCGTCTAACTTTCGGTGCGGTCTACTTTGACGTTGATGGTAACTTCTATGCCAGTAACAACAGTAATGGCTATGTGTTTAAAGTCTCAATCAATGGAACCAGCTCAACGGCAGAATTCTTTGCTTATGGTCCATCAAGTAATTCGAATGACGGCGCTCGCTGTGCTTTAGCGCCTGTCGAGCCAAGTGAGTACACAGACTTTGGTGACGCCCCAGATTCTTACAAAACCACCTTTGCTTCATCAGGGGCTAGACACGGTATGTCTGACCTTAAGCTCGGTGCTTTAGTTGATGGTGAAACCGATGCTAGTCCATACCCGCTCAGTGATGACACTTCCGATGGCAATAATGACGATGACGGCGTTCAGTTCCCTGTCCCGATTCAAGTCGGTCAAATCAGTAAAATTATTGCATCAGTCTCTGGTGCGACGGATAACTCGGTTCTCAACGCTTGGATAGACTTTGATCGCGATGGAGAATTTGAATCTAACGAAATTATCATCAGTGATCAGTCCGTGGATGCCAACACAAGTGACATCTTCTTCTCAGTACCAACTTGGGCGGTTGCAGGAGAAACTTGGGCACGCTTCCGAGTTTCGAATACCTCGGGAATAGGTCCTAGCGGCGGCGTACCTGCGGGTGAAGTAGAAGATTACCTCGTAGATATTACGGAAAGTGGTGTGGTTACTGAGGTTTATCCAAGCGGTGGCGGGTTCACTACCTTTGCCTACGAAGATCAATACCCACTCGTTGGTGACTACGACATGAATGATGTTTTAATGAACGTTAAGTTCACCGAATACCAGCTCAACAATCAAGTTATACGAATGAAAATTGAAGGCAAAGTGGCTGCGTTGGGTGGCGACTATCACTCTGGTTTTGCCATTCGTTTGCCGGGTATCGCTCGCGAGGACATCAAGTCTGACTCAGTTCAGCTTTATGTGAACAATACACTTCAATCTAGCAGCTTGGAAAGCGATACCACCGATGCCGTGTTTATCATCCATCAAGACTTGTGGGATATCACCGAATCGGGTGAAGGGGAAGGCTGTACCATGTTCAGAACCCAAGAGAACTGTGGTACCGCTTATCGCCCGACATGGAGCTTAACTTTCTCGCTAGAAAATGCGGTCAATACTGACACAATGCCAAGCTTCCCTTACGACCCATTCATCTTCGCCTCTCCCGGTCACTATTACGGTAACGTCGGATATCAGCTAAGTGGTGGTTACCCTGGGCGCGCTCTGGAAATCCATCTCAAAAACCAAGCGCCTACCAGTAAGTTTGACTCGCGATACAAGGCGAATGGCGTAGACGCATCGAATGGTGAGACTCATTACCACAATGCCAATGGTCTACCTTGGGCCATTGAGATTCCAACCACGTGGCAACATCCGCTGGAGCAGCAGAACATCTTAGACGCCTACTCGAAGTTTGCTGAGTTTGCTCAAGATGCAACCGGACTGACAGAGCCGACTTGGTACACCATTCCGAACAACAGCAAAATTTATATCGACTAA
- a CDS encoding NADPH-dependent FMN reductase — protein MKIVAFGASTSSTSINKTLATYAANLIEGAEVTILDLNDYQVPMFSEDTEKEIGQAEGAKAFLADLAKADAIVVSFAEHNGSYPAAYKNLFDWSTRIERNVFQEKPVVYLATSPGPGGAQTVLAAATGSAPYFGAEVKASVSVPSFYDNFDLEAGQFRNQEIAQQVKQAVESLA, from the coding sequence ATGAAAATTGTAGCCTTTGGAGCATCAACCAGTTCAACATCCATCAACAAGACTTTAGCGACTTATGCTGCGAATCTCATTGAGGGTGCAGAAGTAACGATTCTCGATTTAAATGACTACCAAGTTCCTATGTTTAGTGAAGATACGGAAAAAGAAATTGGTCAGGCAGAGGGAGCGAAAGCATTCTTAGCTGATTTAGCTAAAGCTGATGCGATAGTCGTTTCTTTTGCTGAGCATAACGGCTCTTACCCAGCTGCGTACAAGAACCTTTTCGATTGGTCGACGCGTATTGAGCGTAATGTGTTCCAAGAAAAACCAGTTGTGTATCTTGCAACCTCTCCGGGCCCAGGTGGCGCGCAAACGGTGCTTGCTGCTGCAACTGGCTCGGCACCTTATTTCGGCGCAGAGGTGAAGGCTTCTGTTTCCGTACCAAGCTTTTATGACAACTTCGATTTAGAAGCAGGTCAGTTCCGCAATCAAGAGATTGCACAACAAGTAAAGCAAGCCGTAGAAAGCTTAGCTTAA
- a CDS encoding trimeric intracellular cation channel family protein: protein MLLSVLYIIGITAEAMTGALSAGRRKMDWFGVMLVASATAIGGGTVRDILLGHYPLGWVKNPEFLAITCVAGVLTTGLAKWVIKLKGLFIRLDALGLIVFSIIGTKVAMGMGHHALICMVSALVTGVFGGLLRDLICRQTPLVLHEELYASVALIASGMYLLQLEFGVNDVTATISTLIVGYLLRMAAVRFKWRLPSFHLETEGSLH from the coding sequence ATGCTGCTAAGTGTTTTATATATTATCGGTATTACAGCGGAAGCGATGACAGGTGCTTTGAGTGCTGGCAGACGCAAAATGGATTGGTTTGGCGTTATGCTTGTAGCCAGTGCAACAGCCATTGGTGGCGGTACGGTTCGTGACATTCTACTGGGTCACTACCCGCTTGGGTGGGTCAAAAACCCTGAGTTTCTTGCCATTACCTGTGTGGCGGGTGTTCTAACAACAGGCTTAGCAAAATGGGTTATCAAGCTAAAAGGCTTGTTCATTCGATTGGATGCATTGGGCCTGATTGTGTTTAGCATCATCGGGACTAAAGTGGCGATGGGCATGGGTCACCATGCACTGATTTGTATGGTGTCAGCATTAGTGACTGGAGTCTTTGGTGGTCTATTGCGAGATTTAATTTGTCGCCAAACGCCGCTAGTGCTTCATGAAGAGCTGTACGCTTCTGTAGCGCTTATCGCATCAGGCATGTACTTACTTCAGTTAGAGTTCGGTGTTAACGATGTGACAGCAACCATTTCTACCCTGATCGTCGGTTACCTACTGCGTATGGCCGCAGTTCGCTTCAAGTGGCGTTTGCCGTCATTCCACCTCGAAACCGAAGGTTCACTGCACTAA
- a CDS encoding aspartate-semialdehyde dehydrogenase, translating to MSQQYNVAVLGATGAVGETIIEVLQERKFPVGEIYLLASERSEGKTYRFNGKTVRVQNVEEFDWSQAHIALFSAGGDLSAKWAPIAADEGVIVIDNTSQFRYEYDIPLVVPEVNPEAIAEFRNRNIIANPNCSTIQMLVALKPIHDAVGIERINVSTYQSVSGAGKAGIDELAGQTAKLLNGMPAENEEFSQQIAFNCIPQIDQFMENGYTREEMKMVWETQKIFNDPGITVNPTCVRVPVFYGHAEAIHLETCAPIDAQEVINLLEQTEGIEVFHGEDFPTQVRDAGGKDHVMVGRIRNDISHHSGVNLWVVADNVRKGAATNAVQIAEVLIRDYY from the coding sequence ATGAGCCAACAATATAATGTTGCAGTTTTAGGCGCGACTGGTGCAGTCGGCGAAACAATTATCGAAGTGCTGCAAGAGCGCAAATTCCCAGTGGGTGAGATTTACCTTTTGGCCAGTGAGCGCAGTGAAGGTAAGACTTATCGCTTTAACGGTAAAACAGTTCGCGTTCAAAACGTAGAAGAGTTTGACTGGTCTCAAGCGCATATCGCTCTATTCTCCGCGGGTGGTGATTTGTCTGCTAAATGGGCGCCAATCGCGGCAGATGAAGGTGTTATCGTGATTGATAATACCTCACAGTTCCGCTACGAGTACGATATTCCGCTCGTGGTGCCTGAAGTGAACCCTGAAGCGATTGCCGAGTTCCGTAACCGCAATATCATCGCTAACCCAAACTGTTCAACAATTCAGATGTTGGTTGCGTTAAAACCAATTCACGATGCAGTTGGTATTGAGCGTATCAACGTATCTACTTACCAGTCAGTGTCGGGCGCAGGTAAAGCGGGTATTGATGAATTAGCAGGCCAAACGGCTAAGCTACTTAACGGCATGCCAGCAGAGAACGAAGAGTTCTCTCAACAAATCGCGTTTAACTGTATTCCGCAAATCGATCAGTTTATGGAAAACGGTTATACCCGTGAAGAAATGAAGATGGTTTGGGAAACACAGAAAATCTTCAACGATCCAGGGATTACTGTGAACCCTACTTGTGTACGTGTGCCAGTTTTCTATGGCCATGCGGAAGCAATCCACCTAGAAACATGCGCTCCAATTGATGCGCAAGAAGTGATTAATCTTCTAGAGCAAACTGAAGGTATCGAAGTGTTCCACGGTGAAGATTTCCCAACACAAGTTCGCGATGCTGGCGGTAAAGATCACGTGATGGTAGGTCGTATCCGCAATGATATCAGTCACCATAGTGGTGTGAACCTGTGGGTAGTGGCAGACAACGTTCGTAAGGGAGCAGCAACTAACGCTGTGCAAATCGCTGAAGTACTGATTCGCGACTACTACTAG
- a CDS encoding 4-phosphoerythronate dehydrogenase: protein MKILVDENMPYAEQLFSQLGEVVLKSGRTLTADDLIDVDALMIRSVTKVNAELIAKANKLKFVGTATAGMDHVDQALLKEKGIYFTAAPGCNKVGVAEYAFSVMMVLAQQHGFSVFDKTVGIIGAGQVGSYLQKCLEGVGINVLINDPPKQAEGDTRQFTPLSELLEQADIITLHTPITRDGEHPTHHLIDQSVLETLRGDQILINAARGPIVDNAALKARLQKNDGFVAALDVFEFEPEVDMELLPLLAFATPHVAGYGLEGKARGTTMIFNSYCEFLNNELRAHASDLLPIAPVPLLNLDREWDEATLHNITQLVYDVRKDDALFRREISKPGSFDLMRKNYWDRREYSAVTLVGGESCNLSPLAKLGFQVEVSQ from the coding sequence ATGAAAATTCTTGTAGATGAAAATATGCCTTATGCTGAGCAGCTTTTTAGTCAGCTAGGTGAGGTTGTTTTAAAATCCGGTCGTACCTTGACCGCCGATGACTTAATCGATGTTGATGCGCTAATGATTCGCTCAGTGACTAAGGTGAATGCAGAGCTAATCGCTAAAGCGAACAAGCTAAAATTTGTCGGCACAGCCACTGCGGGGATGGATCACGTCGATCAAGCGCTACTTAAAGAGAAAGGCATTTACTTTACCGCCGCGCCGGGTTGTAACAAAGTAGGCGTCGCCGAATATGCTTTTAGCGTAATGATGGTGCTTGCTCAGCAGCATGGCTTCTCTGTGTTTGATAAAACCGTGGGCATTATTGGTGCGGGCCAAGTGGGAAGCTATCTACAGAAATGCTTAGAAGGCGTCGGCATTAATGTGTTGATCAACGATCCACCTAAACAAGCTGAAGGGGACACTCGTCAATTTACCCCTTTGTCTGAACTGTTAGAGCAAGCTGACATTATCACTCTGCATACCCCTATCACGCGTGACGGAGAGCACCCAACACATCACTTAATTGATCAATCAGTGTTGGAAACGTTACGTGGTGACCAAATTTTAATCAATGCGGCACGTGGCCCAATTGTCGATAACGCTGCACTAAAAGCGCGCTTACAGAAGAATGATGGGTTCGTTGCGGCATTAGACGTGTTTGAATTTGAGCCAGAGGTTGATATGGAGCTTCTGCCTCTGCTAGCATTCGCAACCCCTCATGTGGCAGGTTATGGCTTAGAGGGGAAAGCTCGCGGTACGACAATGATCTTCAATAGCTATTGTGAGTTTCTAAACAATGAATTACGTGCGCATGCCAGTGACTTGCTGCCCATTGCGCCAGTCCCATTACTCAATTTAGATCGCGAGTGGGATGAAGCAACGCTGCACAACATCACGCAGCTAGTCTATGATGTGCGTAAAGATGACGCCTTATTCCGACGTGAAATCAGCAAGCCTGGTTCGTTTGACCTGATGCGTAAAAACTATTGGGATCGTCGAGAGTACAGTGCAGTCACGTTAGTCGGTGGAGAGTCATGCAATCTATCCCCACTAGCAAAACTAGGTTTTCAGGTTGAGGTAAGTCAATGA
- the mnmC gene encoding bifunctional tRNA (5-methylaminomethyl-2-thiouridine)(34)-methyltransferase MnmD/FAD-dependent 5-carboxymethylaminomethyl-2-thiouridine(34) oxidoreductase MnmC has protein sequence MTSITNAQLGWNDAGTPVSDQFDDVYFSNVNGLEETRYVFLHQNHLPQRWQTYDQRRFVIAETGFGTGLNFLAAWQWFDQFKQQHPDAPLKELHFVSFEKYPLSQQDLVKAHQSWPELAEYAEKLQKHYPIAVPECHRIVLEDGAITLDLWFGDIKDCMPKVPVAERGLVDAWFLDGFAPSKNPEMWNQDLFNGMAKLAKQDCTCATFTAAGFVRRGLIEAGFEMKKVKGFGTKRDMIAGSLTQRQAETNFKPWFARTPSSQSESIAIIGGGIASATLAKTLLRRGKKVTLYCQDAQPAQGASGNRQGAVYPLLNGDHSGVSRVFAPAFLFARQFVEQAAEQIKFDHDWCGVTQLMWDEKSQTKLEKMLKGNFDSQLIHRLNQEQTSSIIGLPIDMESVHYPLGGWLCPAELTQGLIAELEKSDQFETFFATKIEALTWNEESQAWTLKSGDNSFTHSSVVIANGHQFDQLEQSANIPLGQVKGQVSHIPTTEDLQQLKTVLCYDGYMTPVNPNNGHHCIGASYDRSHLDYEFDSAAQQDNGDKLRKCVPNPSWPNQVDTSGNLSRQGIRCVSRDHLPFVGNVGQLEQIKQVYAELHKKKPAKNAVDVPSYPNLFCMLGLGSRGLSSAPLLAETLASQICGDPLPLPVDVLEALHPSRMWVRKLRKGKAITEL, from the coding sequence ATGACCTCGATTACTAATGCCCAACTAGGCTGGAACGATGCGGGTACGCCTGTTTCAGATCAGTTTGATGATGTCTACTTTTCTAACGTCAATGGCCTTGAAGAAACCCGTTATGTGTTTCTACACCAAAATCATCTCCCGCAAAGATGGCAAACGTATGACCAACGCCGTTTCGTTATTGCTGAAACTGGCTTTGGTACTGGGTTGAATTTCCTAGCTGCATGGCAATGGTTCGATCAATTTAAGCAGCAACATCCAGATGCGCCACTAAAAGAGCTCCATTTCGTGAGCTTCGAGAAGTATCCACTCAGTCAGCAAGATCTGGTTAAAGCGCATCAATCTTGGCCAGAGCTGGCTGAATATGCGGAAAAATTGCAAAAGCACTACCCTATTGCTGTTCCTGAATGTCACCGCATTGTGCTTGAAGATGGTGCGATAACGTTGGATCTGTGGTTTGGCGATATTAAAGACTGCATGCCTAAAGTACCGGTGGCTGAGCGAGGTCTTGTTGATGCTTGGTTCTTAGACGGTTTTGCACCAAGCAAAAACCCTGAAATGTGGAATCAGGACCTCTTCAATGGTATGGCCAAACTCGCCAAGCAAGATTGTACCTGTGCGACTTTCACTGCAGCAGGTTTTGTGCGTAGAGGTCTAATTGAAGCAGGCTTTGAAATGAAGAAGGTCAAAGGTTTCGGCACCAAGCGAGATATGATTGCCGGCAGCCTGACACAGCGCCAAGCGGAGACCAATTTTAAACCTTGGTTTGCTCGCACACCTTCTAGTCAATCAGAGTCAATCGCCATCATTGGTGGTGGTATTGCTAGTGCAACATTAGCGAAAACCCTGCTGCGACGCGGAAAGAAAGTCACGTTGTACTGCCAAGATGCTCAACCAGCTCAAGGGGCTTCTGGCAATCGTCAGGGTGCTGTTTATCCGCTGCTTAATGGTGACCACTCTGGGGTATCTCGCGTTTTCGCTCCGGCTTTCCTGTTTGCCAGACAATTTGTCGAGCAAGCAGCAGAGCAGATCAAATTCGACCACGACTGGTGCGGCGTCACTCAACTGATGTGGGATGAAAAGTCACAAACTAAGCTAGAGAAGATGTTAAAAGGCAACTTCGACAGCCAACTTATTCATCGCTTGAACCAAGAGCAGACCAGTTCAATCATTGGCCTACCTATTGATATGGAAAGTGTCCACTATCCACTAGGGGGTTGGCTGTGCCCCGCTGAGCTGACTCAAGGTTTAATCGCCGAACTAGAGAAAAGCGATCAATTTGAGACGTTTTTTGCTACAAAGATAGAGGCGCTAACTTGGAATGAAGAGTCGCAAGCCTGGACTCTCAAATCTGGCGATAACAGCTTCACTCACTCAAGTGTTGTGATTGCCAATGGTCATCAGTTTGACCAACTTGAACAGTCGGCAAACATCCCCCTCGGTCAGGTGAAAGGGCAAGTCAGCCATATTCCAACCACCGAGGACTTGCAGCAGCTTAAAACCGTGCTGTGTTATGACGGCTACATGACCCCGGTTAACCCGAATAATGGTCACCACTGTATTGGTGCTAGCTATGACCGTTCTCACCTTGATTACGAGTTTGACTCTGCCGCGCAGCAAGATAATGGCGACAAGCTGCGCAAGTGTGTACCAAACCCAAGCTGGCCGAACCAGGTTGATACCTCTGGAAACCTTTCTCGTCAGGGGATTCGTTGTGTAAGCCGAGACCATCTACCTTTTGTTGGCAATGTCGGTCAGTTGGAGCAGATTAAGCAAGTCTATGCCGAACTACACAAAAAGAAGCCAGCCAAAAACGCGGTAGACGTTCCAAGTTATCCGAATCTATTTTGCATGCTTGGGTTAGGGTCTAGAGGCTTAAGTTCAGCGCCATTATTGGCAGAGACACTCGCCTCACAGATTTGTGGCGATCCGTTACCTTTGCCAGTTGACGTGTTAGAGGCACTGCACCCTAGTAGAATGTGGGTTCGAAAACTACGTAAAGGTAAAGCGATTACTGAGCTTTAA
- a CDS encoding elongation factor P hydroxylase — translation MNHDYQDLIRIFNDTFLAGYNTKLELGGDEPIYLPADEKTPHHRIIFARGFYASGMHEIAHWCVAGPKRRLLEDFGYWYEPDGRTEQVQAEFEKVEIRPQAYEWILSKSAGFPFTVSCDNLNGDFEPDRLAFMAKVHSEVGKIFEQGIPLRVKMLSDALRAYYQVPELNYSMFAVK, via the coding sequence ATGAACCACGATTATCAAGACCTAATCCGTATTTTCAATGACACATTTTTGGCTGGTTATAACACCAAACTAGAGCTAGGTGGAGACGAGCCAATTTATCTGCCTGCAGATGAAAAAACACCGCATCATCGGATTATTTTTGCTCGTGGGTTCTATGCGTCAGGAATGCACGAAATTGCTCACTGGTGTGTTGCAGGGCCTAAGCGTCGATTATTGGAAGATTTTGGTTATTGGTATGAGCCAGATGGCCGTACTGAGCAAGTACAGGCAGAATTTGAAAAAGTAGAGATTCGCCCGCAAGCCTATGAGTGGATTCTTTCTAAAAGCGCTGGATTCCCATTTACAGTCAGCTGCGATAACCTCAATGGTGATTTTGAACCAGACCGTTTAGCCTTTATGGCGAAAGTGCACAGTGAAGTCGGGAAGATCTTCGAACAAGGAATCCCACTCCGGGTCAAGATGCTGTCAGATGCGTTAAGAGCCTATTATCAAGTTCCAGAGCTAAACTACTCAATGTTTGCCGTGAAATGA